In the bacterium SCSIO 12741 genome, ATTCTGTTATTTCGTGCCGTAGTCGCCTTCTCCATTCGTTGAAGAAGCGTAGTTTTGCGGGCTTCATTAATCACTTAAAGGTTAGTTCATTTTGCATTTTAAGTATTCGAACAAGAATTACCAGATTCAACGCTACCCCAAATCCAGCAACCGCTCTCTAAGACCCTGGAGCGCTGCCGATGAATACCTGATTCAATACCTCGATTCCCTGGAATATATTCCAAGCAATCCCCTTTTGGTCAATGATCGATTTGGATTTCTTTCTTGCGTGTTGCATGCGTCCTTGCCTACCACAGTGATTCATCATTTCTCCCAGGAAAAGGCATGCCGTCAAAACTCACAAGCTAATCAGATTGTTTTGCGTGAAGAACAGTTTGCCTATCCATTGGATACGTTAAAGCCCTCTTCCTTAGCCGTGATTAAGGTTCCCAAATCGCTGGATTTGTTTCACCTTCAATTGGCCCAGCTACACGATGCGCTAACAGACGATGGCGAAGTAGTAGCTGCTTTTATGACCCGTCACTTTAGCCCCGAAATGGTGCAAATTGCAGGTCAATATTTCGAAGAAGTAGATCAAAGTCAGGCTTGGAAAAAGTCTCGTTTGATTCACCTTCGCGGAAAAAAGGAGTTGAGTAAAAAGCCTGATTTCATCCATGAAGTAAGTGATACCTCAGGGCATTCCTTCCAACAATACTTTGGTGTGTTTTCGGCTCATCACATTGATCAAGCCAGCCAGTTTTTAGTCGATCATTTGCAAATGCCCAAAGAGGCCGAATGTGTTCTCGATCTGGCCAGTGGCAACGGTTACCTTTCATCTGCTTTGGCCCAACAATTGCCGGAAGCCAATATTCAGTTGATCGATGACTTCTACCTGGCCGTTGAGTCTTCCAAATTGAACCTACAAGGCGATCGTTTCTCCTTCCATTTTGGGGATTGTTTGGATCGTTTTCCTGCTGATTTCTTTGATGGGGTGGTATGCAACCCTCCGTTTCATTTTGAGCATGAAACCAACATTGAGGTTTCCCTTAGCCTGTTTCAGGAAGTGAAAAAATGCCTTAAACCTTCGGGTAGCTTTCAGCTGGTGGCCAACCGGCATTTGAACTACAGTAGCCACTTAAGGAAATGGTTTAGTGAGGTTACACAGGTAGCTGAAAACGAGAAGTTTGAGGTTTTGCTCTGCAAACCTTGATAGGCCTTTTTCGATTTTCTATTTTAGTGGGCTAATCGCTCAAAACTAATAGCATGGATAGAGAAGAGTTTTTCTTTCTGATTCCCGGTGTATTGTATGGCATTGCCCTGTTTGATCTACTCAGCGTTTTTCGGGCCAAGAAGTACTATTGGGAATCGCTGGCCTGGGCCTTGATTTTGTTTGTCTCTTTGGTTGGAAACCTCTTTGACCTTTATCCGAAGCTCACTGCTATTTCACAAAATCTTTGGGTGTATTTGATATACCTGCTTTCCCCTCTGATGTTTGTCCATGCCTGTTATGTCATTGCCTCTCAAGATGATAAATTGGAGCAAAAAGACCGATTTATAACCTACCGAAAATCGTTTTTTGGAGCACTGGCCGGTTTTATTCTCATCAACATATTAGCTCAGCTTTTTGTAGTCAACGACAATCGGTTAATCTTTCGACTCATTGTATTGGCCTTCTTCGTCCCCCACCTCTTTATCGATCAGGTAAAACTAAGGGCTGTTTCTTTGGTAGCTACTGCCGCCCTTTTGGGTTATCAGTTAATGGTTGTTACCTAAGGATCATAAAAAAGGCTATTCCCGAAACCTCAGAAATAGCCTTCCTTTTTGAAAGTAGGTTAACCTACTCGACAATCAATTTTTTTCTCGTCACAGAACCATCCTTATCGGTAATGTTTAGGATATAAATTCCAGCTGGTTCGGTGGTTAAATCAACGCTCATCTCCATTCCGTTTCCTAAGTGAACTTCCGGAGAAACCTGCTGACCATTAATTCCCAAAACACTAATCGAAATTTCCTTTTGGGATTGCACGGTAAACACACCATCAGTTGGATTAGGGTAAACCAATACGGGTTCCATTTCCGACGTTTCTTCTCCTACTGATGAAGGCTCAGCAGGTCCTTGAGGTCCATTAGGTGCAGCGGGTGGCGGTGGTACATTACAAGATCCACCAGGAAAATAAATCGTGTTGGTTACCGAAGTTACGTGGTAGCATCCTTGATTGTGTTTTTCATAGAATAGATCTAAGGTAACCGGAGTGTGGCCCATCATAGACATATCGAAGGTTGCGATATGATCCATCTGAGAGATCATTGGCGAACCAGCTGCGTCCCAGTCGTATCTTAGAGGCTTAACGGAAATAGCACTTAGTCGGGTCGAAGTTGGACCATCAAAATGAACGATTTCAGCATCCGGATCGTTAAAATTCACGCCAAAGAAATTGCAATCCAAAGGATCGTTTTGTGGACATGGATCGTACTTGTTTTTCCAATGAAAATCGTTGTTAGGTCCCAACAAGTAGGCCTGCTCCTGTGAGCCGTTAAACAAGGTCACGTTTACCCGATAACCAACGCAAGAATATTCGCTGGCATAAAAAGTAGCCGCATTGGTCAAAATATTGTTGATCGCGGTAGAAACTGAACTGCTTGGTGAATTATTGGTCGTTGGAAGTTTATTGAAGTCGTGTTCCATTTCATAGTGGTCAATATTCGCTACATCCCCAAAGTGTACTACGTCACCATTGGATTTTACCAGGTAATAATAAATCACATGATTGCGAGGATTGCAACCTGGTCCAGGATGGTTATGGTGCCCCAACACATTAATCGGATCCAGTGTATCAACAGGTTGTCCTGCCCGAGGATGCCAATAGTAGTAGTAAGGAACATAGGGATTAGAGGTTAGAGCTGGGTCGGTATCTAAAATGAGATGTGCTCCTGCTCCATTCCCTCCAGTCATTTGGCGGTACCTTGCAAAGGCCACGGTAAGTAGGGGGTTCATAGCTGCTTGGGTGCTACATTGGGGACTACTGTGATTGGTATATACATAGTCCCAATGAATATCTGAGTAAACCATGGAAATATTCGTTCCACTGTTGTGTGTAGTCGCAACAGTAGCATGTGAACCAACAGTGTTTACAGAACTTACCGTACCACTGGCGGGAATTCTTGTTTCGGAGACCATGGTATTCAATATATCCATGACCTTATCGCCACCGTCGCTCACGGTATAGATGGTTTGGGCCATCGAGAAATTAGCCGTCAAAAGCCCAATTGCTAGCGTAAAAATTGTCTTTTTCATAATGTTGATTTTGAGTTATTAGTTACTCTAATTTCAACAATCACATGAAAATCTGACACTTAGCTTTTGTGAAGTGAGTCGTTTTTTTTGTAGAAAACAAGATTTTTTTGACGAAGTGAAATACACTGTCCAATCAATAGCAGTCTTTAACTTGCTTCAAATCAGGTAAAAATGTCTAAAGGGGGAAACTTAGTCGGTCTTCAAAAGGGGCTTTAATTCCTTCCAAACCGTTTCGGTCAATATCGCATGCCCCTCTGCCGTCGGGTGAATACCATCGGGCAAGTTGAGTTTCTGGTTACCTGCAACGCCATCCAACAAAAAGGGAACCAATGCACAGCCCGTTTCTTCTGAAATCTCCTTGAAAATGGGGTTAAATTCCCGGGTATACTCCTCTCCCATTGAAGGGGGAGACATAATTCCCAAGAGCAGCACCTTGCCTTCAGGATTGGCTTCCCGGTATATGTTGATCATTTTAATCAGGTTTGCCTTTGCCGTGGGCGGATCCAATCCTCTCAATCCGTCATTGGCTCCCAATTCCAAAACCAAAATAGACACGGGTTTTCTCAACACCCAGTCCAAACGTTCCAAGCCGCCATGTGTGGTTTCGCCCGAGTTTCCAGCATTCACGCAGGTGTAAGGCAAATTAAGCGAATCAATTCGCTGCTGTATACGGCTCACAAAGCCCAATTCCGGATCAATCCCAAAGGCCGCTGTCAGGCTGTTTCCAAAAAATACGATGGTCGATTTTTCCACTTCCTGAGCCGCTTCCGGTTGGGCCGAAGCTGTCGGAGTCTTGGCCGGCTCATTACCGCAAGAAATCAGAATAAATGAAAACCAAACAACAACAAAAACCTTGAAAATAAGAGCGCGACTTTTCATAGCCGCAAAGATAGTTGAGGCGGGGAGAATGGTCAATTTTTAAGTTAAATGATCAATTATCATCTTCAATCTTCAATCTTCAATCTCGCATCTCCAAAGACATTCGGTCTCGTCTTCGTCCTCGTTCTCCTAACCGTCGCCAAGCCTTCCACTCATCCTCGCATCTCGCTTTTCTTCTCTCTTGGCTCCCGTTCCTACAAATTCACAGGCGAATTGCGAAATCTTAACACCATTTTGAACCATATTACGGCCTCGTACGTCAATTTT is a window encoding:
- a CDS encoding methyltransferase, with the translated sequence MHFKYSNKNYQIQRYPKSSNRSLRPWSAADEYLIQYLDSLEYIPSNPLLVNDRFGFLSCVLHASLPTTVIHHFSQEKACRQNSQANQIVLREEQFAYPLDTLKPSSLAVIKVPKSLDLFHLQLAQLHDALTDDGEVVAAFMTRHFSPEMVQIAGQYFEEVDQSQAWKKSRLIHLRGKKELSKKPDFIHEVSDTSGHSFQQYFGVFSAHHIDQASQFLVDHLQMPKEAECVLDLASGNGYLSSALAQQLPEANIQLIDDFYLAVESSKLNLQGDRFSFHFGDCLDRFPADFFDGVVCNPPFHFEHETNIEVSLSLFQEVKKCLKPSGSFQLVANRHLNYSSHLRKWFSEVTQVAENEKFEVLLCKP
- a CDS encoding T9SS type A sorting domain-containing protein; the encoded protein is MKKTIFTLAIGLLTANFSMAQTIYTVSDGGDKVMDILNTMVSETRIPASGTVSSVNTVGSHATVATTHNSGTNISMVYSDIHWDYVYTNHSSPQCSTQAAMNPLLTVAFARYRQMTGGNGAGAHLILDTDPALTSNPYVPYYYYWHPRAGQPVDTLDPINVLGHHNHPGPGCNPRNHVIYYYLVKSNGDVVHFGDVANIDHYEMEHDFNKLPTTNNSPSSSVSTAINNILTNAATFYASEYSCVGYRVNVTLFNGSQEQAYLLGPNNDFHWKNKYDPCPQNDPLDCNFFGVNFNDPDAEIVHFDGPTSTRLSAISVKPLRYDWDAAGSPMISQMDHIATFDMSMMGHTPVTLDLFYEKHNQGCYHVTSVTNTIYFPGGSCNVPPPPAAPNGPQGPAEPSSVGEETSEMEPVLVYPNPTDGVFTVQSQKEISISVLGINGQQVSPEVHLGNGMEMSVDLTTEPAGIYILNITDKDGSVTRKKLIVE
- a CDS encoding arylesterase, translated to MKSRALIFKVFVVVWFSFILISCGNEPAKTPTASAQPEAAQEVEKSTIVFFGNSLTAAFGIDPELGFVSRIQQRIDSLNLPYTCVNAGNSGETTHGGLERLDWVLRKPVSILVLELGANDGLRGLDPPTAKANLIKMINIYREANPEGKVLLLGIMSPPSMGEEYTREFNPIFKEISEETGCALVPFLLDGVAGNQKLNLPDGIHPTAEGHAILTETVWKELKPLLKTD